The following are from one region of the Rosistilla carotiformis genome:
- a CDS encoding sigma-70 family RNA polymerase sigma factor, translating to MQPELPNPPSDAEFVGLLTQSQLSLLLYVRSLLPGEADASDVAQQANAKIWEKRADFALGTNFLAWSFAIARFEVLNYRKRQARDSRLTFSEDLEQTIASELQQIDDDLLSRQEALRKCLDGLKPEARTLLMDRYETTESLADFARRIGRSAGGLKVSLHRIRATLADCIERRLATGAAR from the coding sequence ATGCAACCCGAGCTTCCCAATCCGCCCAGCGATGCCGAATTTGTTGGCCTGTTGACCCAGAGTCAGCTGTCGCTGCTTCTCTATGTCCGCAGCTTGCTGCCTGGCGAAGCGGATGCCAGCGATGTCGCTCAGCAGGCCAACGCGAAGATCTGGGAAAAGCGAGCCGATTTCGCGTTGGGGACCAACTTTTTGGCTTGGTCGTTTGCCATCGCCCGCTTCGAGGTTTTGAACTACCGCAAGCGGCAGGCTCGCGATTCGCGGCTGACGTTTTCCGAGGACCTGGAGCAGACGATCGCTAGCGAATTGCAGCAGATCGACGACGATCTGTTGTCGCGTCAGGAGGCGCTGCGAAAGTGTCTCGACGGGCTGAAGCCGGAGGCTCGAACGCTGTTGATGGATCGCTACGAGACGACCGAATCGCTGGCTGATTTTGCTCGCCGCATCGGTCGTTCCGCCGGTGGCTTGAAGGTTTCGCTGCATCGCATCCGCGCGACGCTGGCCGATTGCATCGAACGACGCCTCGCAACGGGAGCCGCGCGATGA